In one Achromobacter spanius genomic region, the following are encoded:
- a CDS encoding TIGR03862 family flavoprotein produces the protein MTAATPRDVPCVAVIGGGPAGLMAAERLAAQGVQVDVFDAMPSVGRKFLMAGRGGLNLTHSEAAAPFLARYGARAAQLAPWLQVMDATALREWAHQLGIETFVGSSGRVFPQEMKAAPLLRAWLARLRASGVRFHMRHRWLGWPQGTAVSVAALRFETPEGVHTKTADAVVLALGGGSWAKLGSDGAWVAGLQAHGIDVAPLRPANCGFDVAWSRHFSERYAGQPVKSVAMSCAGETGDARARQGEFVVSESGIEGSLVYALSALLRDRIDAEGHAVAMLDLAPDWTLDKVIAAVTHPRGARSMSSHLQSRMGLTGVKAGLLRECAPAEDFKDLARLALRIKALPLTLLRARPMDEAISTAGGVSFKSVTDGLMLRSAPGVFCAGEMLDWEAPTGGYLLTACMASGVVAAKGVLDYVAGQRQGRPR, from the coding sequence ATGACCGCCGCAACGCCGCGCGATGTTCCGTGTGTTGCCGTCATTGGCGGCGGCCCGGCTGGCCTGATGGCAGCTGAGCGCCTGGCCGCGCAAGGCGTGCAGGTTGACGTGTTCGACGCCATGCCGTCGGTAGGCCGAAAATTCCTGATGGCGGGTCGGGGTGGGTTGAACCTGACGCACAGCGAGGCCGCGGCACCGTTCCTGGCACGCTACGGCGCGCGGGCCGCGCAGCTTGCCCCATGGTTGCAAGTGATGGACGCGACCGCGCTGCGGGAATGGGCGCATCAGTTGGGCATCGAGACATTTGTGGGATCGTCGGGCCGCGTCTTTCCGCAGGAAATGAAAGCCGCCCCCTTGTTGCGCGCCTGGCTCGCAAGATTGCGCGCCAGCGGCGTCCGGTTCCACATGCGGCACCGTTGGCTGGGGTGGCCGCAAGGCACGGCCGTGTCGGTAGCTGCGCTGCGCTTCGAGACGCCGGAAGGCGTGCACACGAAGACGGCGGATGCCGTGGTGCTGGCCTTGGGCGGCGGCAGTTGGGCCAAGCTGGGGTCCGATGGCGCGTGGGTCGCGGGGCTGCAGGCGCACGGTATTGACGTGGCGCCGCTACGGCCTGCCAATTGCGGATTTGATGTCGCGTGGTCGCGGCATTTTTCCGAGCGTTACGCGGGTCAGCCGGTCAAGTCCGTCGCCATGTCCTGTGCGGGCGAAACTGGCGACGCTCGAGCTCGCCAGGGCGAATTCGTTGTGTCGGAATCGGGTATCGAGGGTAGCCTGGTGTACGCCTTGTCCGCGTTGTTACGGGACCGGATTGACGCGGAAGGGCACGCGGTTGCGATGTTGGACCTGGCGCCAGACTGGACGCTGGACAAGGTTATCGCGGCGGTCACGCATCCGCGCGGCGCACGTTCCATGTCCAGCCATTTGCAGAGCCGAATGGGGCTGACGGGGGTCAAGGCGGGGCTGCTACGCGAATGCGCGCCCGCGGAAGACTTCAAGGATCTGGCGCGCCTGGCCTTGCGAATCAAGGCCTTGCCGTTGACGCTGCTGCGCGCGCGGCCGATGGACGAAGCCATCAGCACGGCGGGCGGTGTGTCGTTCAAGTCCGTCACGGACGGGCTGATGCTGCGATCAGCCCCCGGCGTATTCTGCGCCGGCGAGATGCTGGATTGGGAGGCGCCTACGGGCGGCTATTTGCTCACGGCCTGCATGGCCAGCGGTGTGGTGGCGGCTAAGGGCGTGCTGGACTATGTGGCCGGCCAGCGCCAAGGTCGGCCACGATAG
- a CDS encoding recombination-associated protein RdgC has protein sequence MWFKNLKIYRLSSPWTLVGDQLEETLARHAYQAGNNLEMQSLGWVPPRENGGLAHVVNGQILLSLRAEKKLLPGTVVNQVAKARAQEIEEQQGYKPGRKQMKEIKERVTDELLPRAFSVYRDTRVWIDPQNHWLVIDAAASAKADEVIGLLAKCVDPFPLENLYVAQSPASAMTGWLAEDEAPSNFSIDQDTELRSSGESGAAIRYVKHSIDADDVRRHIQSGKQCTRLAMTWADRISFVLTEGLDVKRVSPLDVLKEGNEGVAANDDEKFDSDMMLMTGELAKMMAELVDALGGEKKI, from the coding sequence ATGTGGTTCAAAAACCTCAAGATTTACCGCCTTTCCTCGCCGTGGACTCTCGTTGGCGACCAGCTTGAAGAAACGCTTGCGCGCCACGCCTACCAAGCGGGCAACAACCTTGAAATGCAAAGCCTGGGCTGGGTGCCGCCGCGCGAAAACGGCGGCCTGGCCCATGTGGTGAATGGCCAGATCCTGCTTAGCCTGCGCGCCGAAAAGAAGCTGCTGCCGGGCACCGTCGTGAACCAGGTCGCCAAGGCGCGTGCCCAGGAAATCGAAGAGCAGCAAGGCTACAAGCCGGGCCGCAAGCAGATGAAGGAAATCAAGGAACGCGTTACCGACGAACTGCTGCCGCGCGCCTTCAGCGTCTACCGCGACACGCGCGTCTGGATCGACCCGCAAAACCACTGGCTGGTGATCGACGCCGCGGCGTCGGCGAAGGCGGACGAAGTCATCGGCCTGCTGGCCAAGTGCGTAGACCCGTTCCCGCTTGAAAACCTGTACGTGGCGCAGTCGCCCGCCTCCGCCATGACGGGCTGGCTGGCCGAAGACGAAGCGCCGTCGAACTTCAGCATCGACCAAGACACCGAACTGCGTTCGTCGGGCGAAAGCGGCGCGGCCATCCGCTACGTGAAACACTCCATCGACGCCGACGACGTACGCCGCCACATCCAGTCGGGCAAGCAATGCACCCGCCTGGCCATGACGTGGGCTGACCGCATTTCGTTCGTGCTGACCGAAGGCCTGGACGTCAAGCGCGTATCGCCGCTGGACGTGCTGAAGGAAGGCAACGAAGGCGTAGCCGCCAACGACGATGAAAAGTTCGATTCCGACATGATGCTGATGACGGGCGAACTGGCCAAGATGATGGCCGAGTTGGTGGACGCGCTGGGGGGCGAGAAGAAGATTTGA
- a CDS encoding MFS transporter, which produces MAGRGPSAEPRPMTKEERRVIFASSLGTVFEWYDFYLYGSLAAIIALHFFSGVNPTAGFIFALLAFAAGFAVRPFGALVFGRLGDLVGRKYTFLVTIVIMGLSTFLVGVLPSYSSIGLAAPAILIVLRLLQGLALGGEYGGAATYVAEHAPHGRRGFYTSWIQTTATLGLFLSLLVILGIRTVMGEDDFKAWGWRIPFLISVVLLGISVWIRLQLSESPTFKRMKEEGKGSKAPIAESFGQWKNLKVVILALLGLTAGQAVVWYTGQFYALFFLTQTLKVDANTANIMIAIALLIGTPFFVIFGGLSDKIGRKPIIMAGCLIAAATYFPIFQGLTHFANPALEKAQATAPVTVIADPSTCSFQFNPVGTSAFTSSCDIVKSFMARNSVNYQNEAAPAGSVAKVKIGNDEFQSFDGKAMAPADFKARAAELDKALTTAIRGHGYPAKADPAQINYVMVVVLLTILVLYVTMVYGPIAAMLVEMFPTRIRYTSMSLPYHIGNGWFGGFLPPVAFAVVAATGNIYDGLWYPIIIAVMTLVIGTLFVRESKDNDINA; this is translated from the coding sequence ATGGCAGGCCGCGGCCCTTCCGCGGAACCGCGCCCGATGACCAAGGAAGAACGCCGCGTCATCTTCGCGTCATCCTTGGGCACGGTTTTCGAGTGGTACGACTTCTATCTCTACGGCTCGCTCGCGGCCATCATCGCATTGCACTTTTTCTCGGGCGTGAATCCCACCGCGGGCTTCATCTTCGCCCTGCTGGCGTTCGCCGCCGGTTTTGCCGTGCGCCCATTCGGCGCACTGGTGTTCGGTCGGCTAGGCGACCTGGTCGGACGTAAGTACACCTTCCTGGTCACGATCGTGATCATGGGCTTGTCCACGTTCCTGGTGGGCGTGCTGCCCAGCTACTCCAGCATCGGCCTGGCCGCTCCGGCCATCCTGATCGTGCTGCGCCTGCTGCAAGGCCTGGCGCTGGGTGGCGAGTACGGCGGCGCGGCAACCTACGTTGCCGAACACGCCCCGCACGGCCGCCGCGGCTTCTACACATCGTGGATTCAGACGACCGCTACGCTGGGCCTGTTCCTGTCGCTGCTGGTCATCCTGGGCATCCGCACGGTCATGGGCGAAGACGACTTCAAAGCCTGGGGCTGGCGCATTCCGTTCCTGATCTCGGTGGTGCTGCTGGGCATCTCGGTGTGGATCCGTCTGCAACTGAGCGAATCGCCCACCTTCAAGCGCATGAAGGAAGAAGGCAAGGGCTCGAAGGCGCCGATCGCTGAATCGTTCGGTCAATGGAAGAACCTGAAGGTCGTGATCCTGGCGCTGCTGGGCCTGACCGCCGGCCAGGCCGTGGTCTGGTACACGGGCCAGTTCTACGCCCTGTTCTTCCTGACGCAAACGCTGAAGGTCGACGCCAACACGGCCAACATCATGATCGCCATCGCGCTCTTGATCGGCACACCGTTCTTCGTGATTTTCGGCGGGCTGTCCGACAAGATCGGCCGCAAGCCCATCATCATGGCGGGCTGCCTGATCGCCGCGGCGACGTACTTCCCGATCTTCCAAGGCCTTACGCACTTCGCCAACCCGGCGCTGGAGAAGGCCCAGGCCACGGCCCCGGTCACGGTGATTGCCGACCCCAGCACCTGCTCGTTCCAGTTCAATCCGGTGGGTACCTCGGCGTTCACCAGCTCTTGCGACATCGTGAAGTCGTTCATGGCCCGCAACTCCGTGAACTACCAGAACGAAGCCGCGCCGGCTGGTTCGGTGGCCAAGGTCAAGATCGGCAACGACGAGTTCCAATCGTTCGACGGCAAGGCCATGGCTCCCGCCGACTTCAAGGCCCGGGCGGCGGAACTGGACAAGGCGCTGACCACGGCAATCCGCGGCCACGGCTACCCGGCCAAGGCGGATCCGGCGCAAATCAACTACGTCATGGTGGTGGTGCTGCTGACGATCCTGGTGCTGTACGTGACCATGGTCTACGGCCCGATCGCGGCCATGCTGGTTGAAATGTTCCCGACCCGCATCCGCTACACCTCGATGAGCTTGCCGTACCACATCGGCAACGGCTGGTTCGGCGGCTTCCTGCCTCCGGTCGCCTTCGCGGTAGTGGCCGCCACGGGCAACATCTACGACGGCCTGTGGTATCCGATCATCATTGCAGTCATGACCCTGGTCATCGGCACGCTGTTCGTGCGCGAATCCAAGGACAACGACATCAACGCATAA
- a CDS encoding entericidin A/B family lipoprotein, protein MKNKVVFVMLLSIAALSAGCNTVAGAGKDIQRGGEKIEGAAK, encoded by the coding sequence ATGAAAAACAAGGTTGTTTTCGTCATGCTGCTTTCGATCGCCGCGCTTTCGGCGGGCTGCAATACTGTTGCGGGCGCCGGCAAGGACATCCAACGCGGCGGTGAGAAGATCGAAGGCGCTGCGAAGTAA
- a CDS encoding DedA family protein, with protein MNMSLHQFIVDYGLWAVLAGTFLEGESVVVFAGFLAHQHLLHLPYVMLCAFAGSFGADQLLFFLGRRYRDHRFVRRIREKPAFEKALAAIDRYPHGFILSLRFLYGLRTVGPVALGMSRVPPLRFLVLNAIAAVIWAVCFSVVGYAFGQTIETLLGRLHGVETKLAVAAAIGLAIGLAYHLLARRRRR; from the coding sequence ATGAACATGTCGCTACATCAATTCATCGTTGATTACGGCCTGTGGGCGGTGCTGGCCGGCACCTTTCTGGAAGGCGAAAGCGTGGTGGTGTTCGCGGGCTTTCTGGCGCACCAGCATCTTCTGCACTTGCCGTATGTGATGTTGTGCGCCTTCGCCGGTTCCTTCGGGGCCGACCAACTGCTGTTCTTTCTGGGCCGGCGCTATCGCGACCACCGCTTCGTGCGGCGCATCCGCGAAAAACCGGCATTTGAAAAAGCGCTGGCCGCCATCGACCGCTATCCGCACGGCTTCATCCTCAGCCTGCGATTCCTGTATGGCCTGCGTACCGTGGGGCCCGTGGCGCTAGGGATGTCGCGCGTGCCACCGTTGCGCTTCCTGGTGCTCAACGCCATCGCCGCCGTCATCTGGGCCGTGTGCTTCAGCGTGGTGGGCTATGCGTTTGGCCAAACCATCGAGACCCTGCTCGGCCGCCTGCACGGCGTTGAAACCAAGCTGGCCGTCGCCGCGGCGATCGGCTTGGCGATTGGGCTGGCCTATCACCTGCTTGCCCGCCGACGGCGGCGCTAA
- a CDS encoding PLP-dependent aminotransferase family protein, with the protein MDPQPLYLRLANHYRRAIQTGVLAPAQRMPSVRTLVRTHHVSLSTALQACRQLEDDGLIEARPRSGYFVLQARRNTIPPVNEPDIRQTLGAAQYVGIHDRVSDFIAKCEAHPVSANFALAAAVPEAYPMDALKQAMTRALRTSPHVLVSPVPPQGHPELRTVLARRALANGINATPDDVIVTHGCIEALNLALRAVARPGDTIAVESPTYFGLLQILESLGMRALEIPTSPQHGLSIEALDLAFQTHGNIRAVVVVPNFQNPLGCVMPDAEKARLVALCERQQVPLIEDDTYGALTDDDTPLVAAKSWDATGNVIYCSSMHKTLAPGMRLGWLLGGRWKARIAMLKYAQSRPNEPLAQIAVAEYMGSRAYDRHLTRLRRHLKQQRDQTAEAIAAHFPQGTRLSVPQGGMLLWVEMPDGRSGMDVFEAALRQGIRVAPGAMFSNGTRYNHFLRISCGQRTTPEISRALLTLARIVGERAG; encoded by the coding sequence ATGGACCCACAACCGCTGTACCTACGCTTGGCGAACCACTATCGGCGCGCCATCCAGACGGGCGTCCTGGCGCCCGCCCAGCGCATGCCTTCCGTACGCACACTGGTGCGCACGCACCATGTCAGCCTGTCTACCGCGTTGCAAGCCTGCCGCCAACTGGAAGACGACGGCTTGATCGAAGCCCGGCCACGGTCGGGTTATTTCGTTTTGCAGGCCCGCCGCAACACAATCCCGCCCGTCAATGAGCCAGACATCCGGCAGACGCTGGGCGCCGCGCAGTACGTCGGCATCCATGATCGCGTGTCGGACTTCATCGCCAAATGCGAAGCGCACCCGGTAAGCGCCAATTTCGCCCTGGCGGCGGCAGTGCCCGAAGCCTATCCGATGGATGCGCTGAAGCAGGCAATGACGCGCGCGCTGCGCACGTCGCCCCATGTGCTGGTGAGTCCGGTACCGCCGCAAGGACACCCCGAGCTACGGACGGTGCTGGCGCGCCGGGCGCTGGCCAATGGCATCAACGCCACGCCGGATGACGTGATCGTCACGCATGGCTGCATCGAAGCCCTGAATCTGGCGCTGCGCGCCGTGGCACGACCGGGGGACACTATCGCCGTCGAGTCGCCCACTTACTTCGGGCTGCTGCAGATTCTGGAAAGCCTGGGCATGCGCGCGCTGGAAATTCCGACCAGCCCGCAGCACGGCTTGTCGATCGAGGCGCTGGACCTGGCCTTCCAGACGCACGGCAATATTCGCGCCGTGGTCGTCGTGCCGAACTTCCAGAATCCGCTGGGTTGCGTCATGCCGGATGCCGAGAAAGCACGGCTTGTGGCGCTGTGCGAACGCCAGCAGGTGCCGCTGATTGAAGATGACACCTACGGCGCCCTGACCGATGACGACACGCCCTTGGTCGCGGCCAAGTCCTGGGATGCAACCGGCAACGTGATCTATTGTTCTTCCATGCACAAGACGCTGGCCCCGGGCATGCGCCTGGGTTGGCTGCTGGGCGGGCGCTGGAAGGCGCGCATTGCCATGCTGAAGTACGCACAAAGCCGGCCGAATGAACCCTTAGCGCAGATCGCCGTGGCCGAGTACATGGGGTCACGCGCCTACGACCGCCACCTGACGCGCTTGCGCAGGCACCTGAAGCAACAGCGCGACCAAACGGCCGAGGCCATCGCCGCGCACTTTCCGCAGGGTACGCGCTTGAGCGTGCCGCAAGGCGGAATGCTGTTGTGGGTGGAAATGCCCGATGGTCGTTCGGGCATGGACGTGTTTGAAGCGGCGTTGCGGCAAGGCATCCGCGTTGCCCCCGGCGCCATGTTTTCGAACGGCACGCGCTACAACCACTTCCTGCGCATCAGTTGCGGCCAGCGCACCACCCCGGAGATCTCGCGCGCCTTGTTGACCCTGGCGCGCATCGTGGGCGAGCGCGCGGGATGA
- a CDS encoding aspartate carbamoyltransferase, translating to MTISQQAFLRDAMRRLNLTRDVFATRIGVKRRALDTWLLPEGSQEFRAMPEVVQRFVSEIVQNGVLLEKYTQSVQDGPLRERIAVEGKNQLLSVDQFTRESVEDLFRVADMMQPIARRQKVSRVLEGAVLGNLFFEASTRTRVSFGSAFCRLGGSVCDTTGFTFSSMAKGESIYDTSRVMSGYVDAMVIRHPEQGSVAEFARATNIPVVNGGDGPGEHPSQALLDLYTILTEFSRLGKLLDGAHIAMVGDLKYGRTVHSLIKLMALYKNVKFSLVSPKGLEMPSYIIEQASRNGNIIEQKTSLAEGLAGADVIYATRVQKERFANEENEGYTPDFQINRAIIDAYCSPETIVMHPLPRDSRPGANDLSVDLNHDPRLAIFRQTDNGIPIRMAIFAVLLGVEGLVQHSLRDVTWQHPSHVGPDDSVFHGLE from the coding sequence ATGACCATTTCCCAGCAAGCTTTCCTGCGCGACGCCATGCGCCGCCTGAACCTGACGCGCGACGTGTTCGCCACCCGGATCGGCGTGAAACGCAGGGCGTTGGACACCTGGTTGTTGCCCGAAGGCTCGCAGGAATTCCGCGCCATGCCGGAAGTCGTGCAGCGTTTCGTCAGCGAAATCGTGCAAAACGGTGTGTTGCTGGAAAAATATACGCAAAGCGTACAAGATGGCCCGCTGCGTGAACGTATTGCGGTGGAAGGCAAGAATCAACTGTTGTCGGTGGATCAGTTCACCCGCGAATCGGTCGAAGACCTGTTCCGCGTTGCCGACATGATGCAGCCTATCGCGCGCCGCCAGAAAGTGTCGCGGGTGCTGGAAGGCGCCGTGCTGGGTAACCTGTTCTTCGAAGCCAGCACTCGCACTCGGGTCAGCTTCGGTTCGGCGTTCTGCCGCCTGGGTGGTTCGGTGTGCGACACGACCGGCTTCACGTTTTCGTCCATGGCCAAGGGCGAATCCATCTACGACACCAGCCGCGTCATGAGCGGCTACGTGGACGCCATGGTGATTCGCCACCCCGAGCAGGGCTCGGTTGCGGAATTCGCGCGTGCCACGAATATCCCGGTGGTCAACGGCGGCGACGGCCCGGGTGAGCACCCCAGCCAGGCCTTGCTGGATCTGTACACGATCCTGACCGAGTTTTCGCGCTTGGGCAAATTGCTGGATGGTGCGCACATTGCCATGGTCGGCGACTTGAAATACGGCCGCACCGTGCACTCGCTGATCAAGCTGATGGCGCTGTACAAGAACGTGAAGTTCTCGCTTGTGTCGCCCAAGGGGCTGGAGATGCCCAGTTACATCATTGAGCAGGCAAGCCGCAACGGCAACATCATTGAACAGAAGACATCGCTGGCGGAAGGCCTGGCGGGCGCGGACGTGATCTACGCGACGCGCGTGCAGAAAGAGCGCTTCGCCAACGAAGAAAACGAAGGCTACACGCCCGACTTCCAGATCAACCGCGCCATCATCGACGCGTACTGCAGCCCCGAAACCATCGTGATGCACCCGCTGCCGCGCGACAGCCGCCCGGGCGCCAACGACCTGAGCGTGGACCTGAACCACGATCCGCGCCTGGCCATCTTCCGCCAGACCGATAACGGCATTCCGATTCGCATGGCGATCTTTGCCGTGCTGCTGGGCGTTGAAGGCCTGGTGCAGCATTCGCTGCGCGATGTGACCTGGCAACATCCGTCGCACGTGGGCCCCGATGACTCGGTGTTTCACGGCCTGGAATAG
- a CDS encoding diguanylate cyclase, whose translation MSSNKSALPVWASRADQACYLSASNAQAWEAVYQSVDAYTRGQVAAVVGDSAKELVDAFYSTLLADAEAGPRLSHEIVSTRLHKGMKHWLLGLLCVRDQGDIVALMATQKKVGEVHARVHIPIHLVMAGARVLKNEIAERLRASDLDGTSASIATQYVCNLFDLAIEQMSRAFMRDINRGARNDEAYRLFALGQNISTERERQRAALLEWSQAVLIGLHYRAPEQALPRLAASEFGLWLQHKGGVLFESAPALGQITEAVMRLDDVVLPRLMMDDRERQLSMPDQVRELQELVARIKHLLNGLFDMVAEIESGSDPLTNVLNRRFLPSVIGREISISSRQGSRFSVLLLDIDHFKAINDAHGHSGGDHVLRQFAEVVHQSCRSSDFVFRYGGEEFLVVLVDTSEEAALAAAQKLGAEIRRHDFTIPEVGALRITASIGVATFDGHPDYAYLIDRADKALYQAKLAGRDRSVLA comes from the coding sequence ATGTCTTCAAACAAGAGCGCGTTGCCAGTGTGGGCAAGCCGCGCCGACCAAGCGTGCTACCTCAGCGCATCAAACGCGCAGGCCTGGGAAGCGGTCTATCAATCAGTGGATGCCTATACGCGCGGCCAGGTGGCAGCCGTGGTGGGTGATAGCGCCAAGGAGCTGGTGGATGCCTTCTATTCCACCTTGCTGGCGGACGCTGAAGCCGGGCCGCGACTGTCGCATGAGATCGTGTCGACGCGACTGCACAAGGGCATGAAACACTGGCTGCTGGGTTTGCTTTGCGTGCGTGATCAGGGCGACATCGTGGCCTTGATGGCCACGCAGAAAAAGGTGGGCGAAGTGCACGCTCGCGTCCATATCCCGATTCATCTGGTGATGGCGGGGGCGCGCGTCCTGAAGAATGAAATTGCCGAACGCCTGCGCGCAAGCGATCTGGATGGCACGTCCGCATCCATCGCCACGCAGTACGTCTGTAATCTCTTTGATCTGGCCATCGAGCAGATGAGCCGCGCCTTCATGCGCGACATCAATCGCGGCGCGCGCAACGACGAGGCTTACCGCTTGTTCGCGCTGGGGCAGAACATTTCGACCGAACGTGAACGCCAGCGCGCCGCGCTGCTGGAATGGAGTCAGGCGGTCTTGATTGGGCTGCATTACCGCGCACCCGAACAGGCCTTGCCCAGGCTGGCGGCATCGGAGTTCGGCTTGTGGCTGCAGCACAAGGGCGGCGTGCTGTTCGAGAGCGCGCCCGCGTTGGGCCAGATTACCGAGGCCGTCATGCGGCTGGATGACGTGGTGTTGCCGCGGCTGATGATGGACGATCGCGAACGCCAGCTTTCCATGCCTGACCAGGTGCGCGAACTGCAGGAACTGGTGGCGCGCATCAAGCATCTGCTCAATGGCCTGTTCGACATGGTGGCTGAGATAGAAAGCGGCAGCGACCCGCTGACCAATGTGCTGAACCGGCGGTTTCTACCCTCGGTGATCGGACGCGAGATCTCCATATCCAGCCGGCAGGGCAGCCGCTTTTCGGTGCTGTTGCTGGATATCGATCATTTCAAGGCCATCAACGACGCGCATGGGCATTCGGGGGGTGACCATGTGTTGCGTCAGTTTGCCGAAGTGGTGCACCAATCGTGTCGGTCCAGCGACTTCGTGTTCCGCTATGGCGGCGAAGAGTTTCTGGTGGTGCTGGTGGATACGAGCGAAGAGGCCGCGCTGGCCGCCGCCCAGAAATTGGGCGCCGAGATCCGCCGCCATGATTTCACGATTCCGGAGGTTGGCGCCCTGCGCATCACGGCCAGCATCGGCGTGGCCACCTTTGATGGCCATCCCGACTATGCCTATCTGATCGACCGCGCCGACAAGGCTCTGTACCAAGCCAAACTAGCCGGCCGCGACCGCAGCGTGCTCGCCTGA
- a CDS encoding BPTD_2524 family lipoprotein yields the protein MRKSVWVGVTLLGLLAGCASTGVYESETVQKETFSVDTHYQAAFRRGGEYVRTCHVNVKHPYGVAYAWRHTLGEKGAPDEIKVYKVGQPATVLELISAEPDGPAKSKVTVTVLGEGRWDKAELAAARASIQSATPTCRAGNEG from the coding sequence ATGCGCAAGTCAGTATGGGTGGGTGTAACGCTGCTGGGATTGTTGGCCGGCTGCGCGAGCACCGGGGTCTACGAATCCGAGACGGTGCAGAAAGAGACTTTCAGCGTCGATACCCACTATCAAGCCGCCTTCCGCCGTGGTGGTGAATACGTGCGCACCTGTCACGTGAACGTGAAGCATCCCTATGGCGTTGCTTACGCCTGGCGCCACACCTTGGGCGAGAAGGGCGCGCCTGATGAAATCAAGGTCTACAAGGTGGGCCAGCCCGCCACGGTGCTTGAATTGATTTCAGCCGAGCCCGATGGCCCGGCCAAGTCCAAGGTAACGGTGACGGTGCTGGGCGAGGGGCGCTGGGATAAGGCCGAGCTCGCTGCGGCGCGCGCCTCGATCCAAAGCGCAACTCCCACGTGCCGCGCTGGCAACGAAGGCTGA
- a CDS encoding Lrp/AsnC family transcriptional regulator has protein sequence MNERLDDIDRQLLSLLSANAREPAAILARKLGLARTTVVARIARLEREHIVSGYGVRLGRRLEEAAVRAYCFISVLPKTPAAVIRELERMPEVEEVSSVSGPYDYLIFLRCETHEQLDDLLDRIGLIDGVKQTQTSIVLSRKVDRRSAVAAP, from the coding sequence ATGAACGAACGACTCGACGACATCGACCGGCAACTGCTCAGCCTGCTTTCGGCCAACGCGCGTGAACCCGCGGCCATCCTGGCGCGCAAATTGGGGCTGGCGCGCACCACCGTTGTCGCACGCATCGCGCGGCTGGAACGCGAGCACATCGTGTCGGGCTATGGCGTGCGCCTGGGCCGCCGCCTGGAAGAAGCCGCGGTGCGGGCCTATTGCTTCATCAGCGTGCTGCCCAAGACGCCGGCCGCCGTCATCCGCGAACTGGAACGCATGCCGGAGGTGGAAGAGGTGTCATCGGTCAGCGGACCGTACGACTACCTGATCTTCCTGCGCTGTGAAACCCACGAGCAACTGGACGACCTGCTGGACCGCATCGGCCTGATCGACGGGGTCAAGCAGACGCAGACCTCTATCGTGTTGAGCCGCAAGGTGGATCGGCGCAGCGCCGTGGCGGCCCCCTGA